In Paenibacillus sp. FSL M7-0420, a single genomic region encodes these proteins:
- the xerD gene encoding site-specific tyrosine recombinase XerD, with protein sequence MKSYLQPFMQYLSGDKGLSPSTLESYGRDISQFLEFTEERGLDAAEDIRRTHIMLYLGALRGAGKAAATVNRNTVSLRAYFHFLLKERLIVQDPTLDMEAIKPSHKPPVILSITEIERLLAAPDEAAPQGMRDKAMLELLYATGIRVTELISMNVEDVNTSLRFARCSGASGKERVVPIGVIAADCVARYTSGMRDKLLRASREEPALFLNSLGGRLTRQGFWKIIKKYAREAQIEQDITPHTLRHSFAAHLLEGGADLRSVQQMLGHSDSSTTQIYSGIARKNMKEVYENHHPRAK encoded by the coding sequence ATGAAGTCATACTTACAGCCGTTTATGCAGTATTTGTCCGGGGACAAAGGATTGTCTCCTAGTACGCTGGAATCCTATGGACGGGATATTTCGCAGTTTCTGGAGTTTACGGAAGAGCGGGGCCTGGACGCGGCCGAAGATATTAGAAGAACGCATATTATGCTCTATCTGGGTGCCCTGCGCGGAGCAGGGAAGGCAGCAGCCACGGTGAACCGGAATACGGTATCGCTGCGCGCCTATTTTCATTTTTTGCTGAAGGAACGGCTGATTGTCCAAGATCCTACGCTGGATATGGAAGCCATTAAGCCGAGTCACAAGCCGCCGGTCATTCTCAGCATTACGGAGATCGAGCGTCTGCTGGCGGCTCCGGATGAAGCTGCTCCCCAGGGGATGCGCGATAAGGCTATGCTGGAGCTGCTTTATGCGACGGGTATCCGTGTGACGGAGCTGATCTCGATGAATGTGGAGGATGTGAACACATCCTTGCGGTTCGCACGCTGCAGCGGCGCCTCTGGCAAGGAGCGTGTGGTCCCGATCGGCGTGATTGCGGCTGATTGCGTAGCCCGTTATACCTCGGGGATGCGGGACAAGCTGCTGCGTGCGAGCCGGGAGGAGCCTGCGCTGTTCCTGAATAGTCTGGGCGGACGGCTGACCCGTCAGGGCTTTTGGAAAATCATCAAAAAATACGCGCGTGAAGCTCAGATTGAGCAGGACATCACACCGCATACTCTGCGCCACTCCTTCGCTGCGCATCTGCTTGAAGGCGGGGCGGACCTGCGCTCTGTGCAGCAGATGCTGGGCCATTCCGATAGTTCGACCACTCAGATCTACAGCGGAATTGCCCGCAAGAATATGAAGGAGGTCTACGAGAATCATCATCCCCGGGCGAAATAG
- the spoIIM gene encoding stage II sporulation protein M produces the protein MRSLKLMVKEQTPLYIFVAVLFLVGVVFGALIVTALTLDQQQELGDYLSNFFVTVDQQGLPAAQDSYWSIAAFHLKWVGLIWVLGLSVIGLPGILILDFLKGVLIGFTVGTLVSQYSWHGMLFALVSVAPHNLVLIPVLLVCSAAALGFSLLMIRSRVLGQQRRTQVTHPFMMYTLLSLGMALLVMGISGFEAYVTPVMMRWVTPLLVSAG, from the coding sequence GTGCGCAGTTTAAAGCTGATGGTGAAGGAACAGACGCCTCTTTATATTTTTGTCGCGGTATTATTTCTGGTCGGGGTGGTCTTCGGAGCGCTTATCGTCACTGCGCTTACGCTGGATCAGCAGCAGGAGCTGGGCGATTACTTAAGCAATTTCTTCGTGACGGTCGATCAGCAGGGACTGCCTGCCGCGCAGGATTCATACTGGAGCATCGCCGCCTTTCATCTGAAGTGGGTTGGCCTGATCTGGGTGCTCGGCTTGTCCGTGATCGGACTTCCGGGAATTCTGATTCTGGATTTCCTCAAAGGCGTGCTGATCGGCTTCACCGTCGGCACGCTCGTCAGCCAATATTCCTGGCACGGCATGCTGTTCGCCCTGGTCTCCGTCGCTCCGCATAATCTGGTGCTGATTCCGGTTCTGCTGGTATGTAGCGCGGCGGCCCTCGGTTTCTCTCTGCTAATGATCCGCAGCCGGGTGCTGGGACAGCAGCGCCGCACGCAGGTGACTCATCCGTTCATGATGTATACGCTGCTCTCGCTGGGGATGGCGCTGCTGGTGATGGGAATCTCAGGCTTCGAGGCTTACGTGACTCCGGTGATGATGCGCTGGGTGACGCCTCTTCTGGTGTCGGCCGGATGA
- a CDS encoding NUDIX hydrolase translates to MKKDEINRNPALDEETLSTKPIFAGHIISLQVDTVRLPDGNTATREVVKHPGAVAVLALNQGKMLVVEQYRQPMHRTEVEIPAGKLDPGEDPLAAAGRELQEETGFHSGGLRLLKSFYTSPGFADEIIHLYVTEDAQPGEMALDEDEFLEVSELTLEEAYQYIADGRIADAKTMMAVYAWHLYTLTGQWH, encoded by the coding sequence ATGAAAAAAGATGAAATCAACCGCAACCCCGCATTGGATGAAGAAACATTGTCAACGAAGCCGATTTTTGCAGGCCACATTATTTCGCTTCAGGTGGATACTGTGAGACTGCCGGACGGCAACACTGCAACCCGTGAGGTCGTGAAGCACCCTGGAGCTGTAGCTGTGCTGGCTTTGAATCAAGGTAAAATGCTGGTCGTGGAGCAGTACCGTCAGCCGATGCACCGTACCGAGGTGGAGATTCCCGCAGGCAAGCTGGACCCGGGTGAAGATCCGCTGGCGGCTGCGGGCCGTGAGCTTCAGGAGGAGACCGGATTTCATAGCGGGGGGCTGAGGCTGCTGAAGTCGTTCTACACCTCTCCCGGCTTCGCCGACGAGATCATTCACCTCTATGTGACCGAGGATGCCCAGCCGGGCGAGATGGCGCTGGATGAGGATGAGTTCCTGGAGGTCTCGGAGCTGACGCTGGAGGAAGCCTACCAGTACATTGCGGACGGACGGATTGCCGATGCGAAGACGATGATGGCGGTCTATGCCTGGCATCTCTACACGCTGACAGGCCAATGGCACTAG
- a CDS encoding endonuclease Q family protein, producing the protein MALAAELSSVYCDLHVHIGRTSEGQAVKISGSRDLTFAGIAREAAERKGIGLIGIIDSHSPGVLRDIVAALDSGEMTIAAGGGIAYRGTTILLGTEIEIREPGRRECHVLAFMPDLGTMEDFSTWMSAHMRNVNLSSQRLYAPSRVLQDEITGRGGLLIPAHIFTPHKGLYGCAAERMAELFDLDRIAAVELGLSADSEMAGYISELDRYSFLTNSDAHSLGKIGREYNVIEMREPSFEELKLALQRSAGRRVSANFGLNPRLGKYHRTYCGGCGSIIDEAYSTSERCPYCGSPKLVQGVLDRILHIADRPLPQVPEYRPPYHYQVPLEFIPGLGKRKLNLLLEAFGTEMNILHRAGEAELAAVAGAELAGLIVLARSGQLVLSSGGGGTYGKVLKS; encoded by the coding sequence ATGGCACTAGCGGCAGAACTCAGCAGTGTCTATTGCGATCTGCATGTGCATATCGGACGGACCTCAGAGGGCCAGGCGGTCAAAATCAGCGGCAGCCGTGATCTGACCTTCGCCGGGATTGCCCGGGAAGCGGCGGAGCGCAAGGGGATTGGCCTGATCGGCATTATCGACAGCCACTCTCCGGGGGTGCTGCGGGATATTGTTGCGGCGCTGGACTCAGGCGAGATGACGATAGCTGCGGGCGGCGGAATTGCGTACCGGGGAACGACGATCCTGCTGGGAACCGAGATTGAGATCCGCGAGCCCGGGCGGCGGGAGTGCCATGTCCTGGCCTTCATGCCGGACCTCGGGACAATGGAGGATTTCAGCACCTGGATGAGCGCCCATATGCGTAATGTGAATCTCAGCTCCCAGCGCCTGTACGCCCCTTCCAGGGTGCTTCAGGACGAGATTACCGGGCGGGGCGGACTGCTGATTCCGGCCCATATTTTCACGCCTCACAAGGGACTCTATGGATGTGCGGCCGAGCGGATGGCTGAGTTATTCGATCTGGACCGCATCGCGGCGGTGGAGCTTGGCCTCAGTGCGGATTCAGAGATGGCAGGGTATATCTCGGAGCTTGACCGTTACAGCTTCCTGACTAATTCCGATGCCCATTCTCTCGGCAAAATCGGCCGCGAGTACAATGTCATCGAGATGCGGGAGCCCTCCTTCGAGGAGCTGAAGCTGGCGCTCCAGCGCTCGGCAGGACGCAGGGTCAGCGCCAACTTCGGGCTGAATCCCCGGCTGGGCAAATATCACCGGACCTACTGCGGCGGCTGCGGCAGCATCATCGATGAAGCCTACAGCACCTCGGAGCGCTGCCCGTATTGCGGCAGTCCGAAGCTGGTCCAGGGTGTGCTGGACCGCATCCTGCACATTGCCGACCGTCCGCTGCCGCAGGTTCCGGAATATCGGCCGCCTTACCATTACCAGGTGCCGCTGGAGTTCATTCCCGGCCTCGGCAAGCGTAAGCTGAACCTGCTGCTGGAGGCTTTTGGCACAGAGATGAACATTCTGCACCGGGCTGGAGAAGCTGAGCTTGCCGCTGTAGCGGGGGCAGAGCTGGCCGGGCTGATCGTGCTGGCCCGCAGCGGGCAGCTCGTCCTCTCCTCGGGAGGCGGTGGCACCTACGGCAAGGTGCTCAAGAGCTAA
- a CDS encoding DUF4227 family protein, which yields MIISLPRTVRRLYFMTMLVAVSCVLYYVLSWVSAWISPARNVEIPEGTAVRAFQDVQYGEQGISAGDRLRLFYWYGE from the coding sequence ATGATTATTTCTCTGCCCCGCACGGTGCGCCGGCTGTATTTCATGACGATGCTTGTGGCGGTAAGCTGTGTGCTGTATTATGTTTTGAGCTGGGTCAGCGCATGGATCAGCCCGGCCCGCAATGTTGAGATTCCGGAAGGCACCGCCGTCCGGGCGTTTCAGGATGTCCAGTATGGGGAACAGGGGATAAGTGCGGGGGATCGCCTGCGCCTTTTTTACTGGTACGGGGAGTAA
- the prli42 gene encoding stressosome-associated protein Prli42, translating to MQRQKWFRIIIYIMLFAMIASTVLFVIEPFMAG from the coding sequence ATGCAACGACAAAAATGGTTCCGCATTATCATCTACATCATGCTGTTCGCTATGATCGCCTCTACGGTGCTGTTCGTCATCGAACCGTTTATGGCCGGTTAA
- the deoB gene encoding phosphopentomutase, translating into MSSFKRIGFIVLDSVGIGEAPDAANFGDTGSHTLGHILERVPGLKLPNLQQLGLANIAPLPPLEPVTAPTGYYGKMQEVSVGKDTMTGHWELMGLKIEVPFNTYFDGFPAELIEKFEAATGRKVIGNKPASGTEILVEYGEEQMKTGAWIVYTSADSVFQLAAHEDIIPLEELYSACKIARELTMAPEFSVGRVIARPYVGEPGNFVRTPNRHDYAVKPPEPTVMNALEDIGKDVIAVGKINDIFTGEGVTATYPTKSNEHGIQITIDELRKPFDGFLFTNLVDFDSLYGHRRDPEGYGRALEVFDQALPELLSTLGEDDLLIISADHGNDPVHAGTDHTREYVPLLVYSPRFKTPGSLGIRQTFSDVAATIADNFGAKAPQYGTSFLSQLI; encoded by the coding sequence ATGTCCTCATTTAAACGCATCGGATTTATTGTTCTGGACAGTGTAGGTATCGGTGAAGCACCGGATGCCGCTAATTTCGGAGATACAGGCTCCCATACGCTGGGCCATATTCTGGAACGGGTTCCGGGTCTTAAGCTTCCGAATCTGCAGCAGCTCGGGCTGGCGAATATTGCCCCGCTGCCGCCGCTTGAACCGGTAACGGCCCCTACAGGCTACTACGGCAAAATGCAGGAGGTATCCGTAGGCAAGGACACCATGACCGGCCACTGGGAGCTGATGGGACTGAAGATCGAGGTTCCTTTTAACACCTATTTTGATGGCTTCCCTGCGGAGCTGATCGAGAAATTCGAAGCGGCTACCGGACGCAAGGTCATCGGTAACAAGCCGGCCTCCGGCACGGAGATTCTTGTGGAATACGGCGAGGAGCAGATGAAGACGGGCGCATGGATTGTCTATACTTCAGCGGACAGCGTGTTCCAGCTTGCGGCACATGAAGATATTATCCCTCTGGAGGAGCTATATAGCGCTTGTAAAATCGCCCGTGAGCTGACGATGGCTCCCGAGTTCTCTGTTGGCCGCGTGATTGCCCGCCCTTATGTGGGCGAGCCGGGCAACTTCGTGCGTACACCTAACCGCCATGATTATGCGGTGAAGCCGCCTGAGCCGACGGTGATGAATGCACTGGAGGATATCGGCAAGGATGTGATTGCTGTGGGTAAGATCAATGATATTTTTACCGGCGAAGGGGTAACCGCAACCTATCCGACCAAAAGCAATGAACACGGCATCCAGATTACGATCGACGAGTTGCGCAAGCCGTTCGACGGATTCCTGTTCACCAATCTGGTGGACTTCGATTCCCTCTACGGCCACCGCCGTGATCCGGAAGGCTACGGCCGTGCGCTGGAGGTATTCGATCAGGCGCTGCCTGAGCTGCTCTCTACCCTCGGTGAGGATGATCTGCTGATCATCTCCGCAGACCATGGCAATGACCCGGTCCATGCCGGAACGGACCACACACGCGAGTATGTGCCGCTCCTGGTCTACAGCCCGAGATTCAAGACTCCAGGCAGCCTGGGCATCCGCCAGACCTTCTCGGATGTGGC
- a CDS encoding M20/M25/M40 family metallo-hydrolase encodes MISKDRLIHEFMELVQIDSETRNERQIADVLKEKFSSLGLTAVEDDSQERTGHGAGNLFVTWPADSGVSAPKLLFTCHMDTVVPGQKIKPALGEDGWIRSDGSTILGADDKAGLAALFEAIRVIQEQKLPHGQIQFVITAGEESGLMGARAMDPAHLDADMGFALDSNGEVGAIAIAAPAQAKVTMQIFGKSAHAGVNPEDGISAIQVASKAISAMKLGRIDNETTANIGKFAGGGPTNVVCDHVQLDAEARSIVQEKVEKQIASMREALETTARDHGAQSEFRSEMIYPAFSFNGNDPVVQLADRAITSLGLTTRLFASGGGSDANVFNGLNVPVVNLAVGYEDIHTTKERIKAADIVKVASLVVAIVAESQKG; translated from the coding sequence ATGATATCAAAAGACCGATTGATCCATGAGTTCATGGAGCTTGTCCAGATTGACAGTGAGACCCGGAATGAACGGCAGATTGCCGATGTGCTCAAGGAGAAGTTCAGCAGCCTGGGGCTGACTGCGGTGGAGGACGATTCGCAGGAGAGAACGGGGCACGGAGCCGGCAACCTGTTCGTGACCTGGCCTGCGGACAGCGGAGTGAGCGCGCCGAAGCTGCTGTTCACGTGCCATATGGATACCGTGGTGCCCGGCCAGAAGATCAAGCCTGCCCTGGGGGAAGACGGCTGGATTCGAAGTGATGGCAGCACCATTCTTGGAGCGGATGACAAAGCGGGACTGGCTGCCCTGTTCGAAGCAATCCGGGTCATTCAGGAGCAGAAGCTGCCGCACGGCCAGATTCAGTTCGTCATTACGGCAGGCGAAGAGTCGGGGCTGATGGGCGCACGCGCCATGGACCCGGCGCATCTGGATGCAGATATGGGCTTCGCGCTGGATTCCAACGGAGAAGTGGGAGCCATCGCGATTGCAGCACCGGCCCAGGCGAAGGTAACGATGCAGATCTTCGGCAAATCCGCCCATGCAGGCGTGAACCCGGAGGATGGTATCAGCGCCATTCAGGTAGCGAGCAAAGCGATCTCGGCGATGAAGCTTGGACGGATCGACAACGAGACGACAGCGAATATCGGCAAGTTCGCCGGCGGCGGACCGACGAATGTGGTCTGCGATCATGTACAGCTCGATGCGGAGGCCCGCAGTATTGTGCAGGAGAAGGTAGAGAAGCAGATTGCCTCTATGCGTGAGGCGCTGGAGACTACCGCACGCGACCACGGTGCGCAGAGTGAATTCCGCAGCGAGATGATCTATCCGGCGTTCAGCTTTAATGGTAATGATCCGGTTGTTCAATTGGCTGACCGGGCGATCACTTCGCTGGGTCTGACGACCCGGCTGTTCGCTTCCGGCGGCGGCAGTGATGCCAATGTGTTCAACGGGCTGAACGTTCCGGTTGTGAATCTGGCGGTTGGCTACGAGGATATCCACACCACGAAGGAGCGGATCAAGGCCGCAGACATCGTCAAGGTGGCCAGCCTGGTTGTAGCCATTGTGGCCGAGAGCCAGAAGGGCTGA
- the fur gene encoding ferric iron uptake transcriptional regulator, whose product MEARIDKIKQQLQSQGYKLTPQREATLRVLLENEDDHLSAEDVFMLVKEKAPEIGLATVYRTLELLSELHVVEKINFGDGVARYDLRTDTAKHHHHHLICVQCGSMDEIREDWLGPLEERLEQEYNFTVVDHRLDFHGICHRCKDKNPAEDNTPE is encoded by the coding sequence ATGGAAGCCCGAATAGACAAGATTAAGCAACAACTACAATCCCAAGGATACAAGCTTACACCTCAACGGGAAGCGACCTTAAGAGTTCTCCTGGAGAACGAGGATGATCATTTAAGTGCGGAAGATGTATTCATGCTTGTGAAAGAAAAGGCGCCCGAGATCGGTCTTGCCACCGTGTATCGTACCCTGGAACTGCTTAGCGAGCTTCATGTCGTGGAGAAGATCAATTTCGGAGACGGTGTGGCCCGCTATGATCTGCGTACGGATACGGCGAAGCATCATCATCATCATTTGATTTGTGTGCAGTGCGGAAGTATGGATGAGATTCGTGAGGATTGGCTCGGACCGCTGGAAGAGCGGCTGGAGCAGGAATACAACTTCACGGTGGTTGATCATAGACTTGATTTTCACGGAATATGCCACCGCTGCAAGGATAAGAATCCGGCAGAGGATAATACTCCCGAATAA
- the lipB gene encoding lipoyl(octanoyl) transferase LipB, protein MTENLNLSKLTVTILPVMEYGAAWELQKEAVHAIDAGTASEQLILLQHPPTYTIGSQNHPEHLLLSGEQLRQQGIALFEIDRGGDITYHGPGQLVGYPLLKLGENGKVDLHGYLRKLESVIIAYLEAYGITGTRKQGYTGVWVGDEKICAIGVKFNKCKFRRGFVTSHGFAFNVSAGIGQSGFTGIIPCGIAEYGVTSLEECTGRAFDIGTVAEELVPYFLEQFPYSQTAPGEPGRCYLSAKRD, encoded by the coding sequence ATGACGGAGAACCTGAACCTAAGCAAACTTACAGTTACCATTCTTCCGGTGATGGAGTACGGGGCGGCCTGGGAGCTGCAAAAGGAAGCGGTGCATGCGATTGACGCGGGCACTGCTTCCGAGCAGCTGATTCTTTTGCAGCATCCGCCCACATACACCATCGGTTCACAGAATCACCCGGAGCATCTGCTCCTCAGCGGGGAACAGCTCAGGCAGCAGGGCATTGCGCTGTTTGAGATTGACCGCGGGGGAGATATTACATATCACGGGCCCGGCCAGCTGGTCGGGTACCCGCTTTTGAAGCTGGGCGAGAACGGCAAGGTTGATCTGCACGGCTATCTGCGCAAGCTGGAGTCGGTGATTATTGCGTATCTGGAGGCCTATGGCATTACGGGAACCCGCAAGCAGGGGTATACAGGGGTGTGGGTCGGTGATGAGAAAATCTGTGCAATCGGCGTAAAGTTCAACAAGTGTAAATTCCGCCGTGGGTTTGTCACCAGCCATGGCTTTGCCTTCAACGTATCGGCCGGGATCGGGCAAAGCGGCTTCACAGGCATTATCCCTTGCGGGATTGCGGAATACGGAGTGACCTCGCTTGAGGAATGTACAGGGCGCGCTTTTGACATCGGGACGGTCGCTGAAGAGCTGGTGCCTTATTTCCTGGAGCAGTTTCCGTATAGCCAAACAGCGCCCGGGGAACCCGGACGCTGTTACTTAAGCGCTAAGCGTGATTAA